The DNA window GCAGCTGTTATTCTTTGTAATAGCGTTCATGAAAAAGCAGTTCAAAGCTTTTTAACAAAGCCAGGTGAATGTCTTTCTTGAGACTACACCAGAACAGGGAACTGCCATGGACAATCAGTGATTCTACAGCCACCTGCTCAGTAAGTCTTTGAACAAATAACTTTTGTAATTGTAACAGTGCATGTTTTGGAGTAAACAAAATAAGCTGAGTAAGAGCAGAGAAACGTGTAAATATAAGAAATAAAaataggtgaaataccacattgAAATTCTAGTAAACATAAACGCAAGATCCCTCAGTGCACCTTCACTGTACTACTAACACGTTCAGTGGTACTGTATCTGGTGGCATCCCTTCCACTGTACTACTAACACGTGTTAGTAGTAGAACAGTGGAAGGGATGCCACCAGATTACCGTACCACTGAACGTGTTAGTAGTACAGTGGAAGGGATGCCACCAGATACCAGTACAACTGAACGTGTTAGTAGTACAGTGGAAGGGATGCCACCAGATACAGTACACACTGAACGTGTTTAGTAGTACAGTGGAAGGGATGCCACCAGATACAGTACCACTGAACGTTGTTAGTAGTACAGTGGAAGGATGCCACCAGATACAGTACCACTGAACGTGTTAGTAGTACAGTGGAAGGGATGCCACCAGATACAGTACACTGAACGTGTTAGTAGTACAGTGGAAGGGATGCCACCAAGATACAGTACACTGAACGTGTTAGTAGTACAGTGGAAGGGATGCCACCAGATACAGTACACTGAACGTGTAGTAAGTACAGTGGAAGGGATGCCACCAGATACGTACCACTGAACGTGTTAGTAAGTACACGTGGAAGNNNNNNNNNNNNNNNNNNNNNNNNNTTTAGTGTAATCGTTTGTTGTCTCATTGTagctggagagagggatgggaagagGGGTTGTTAGTTATTAGTACTTGTGTTATTTTGTactggggagagaagaggatggaaAAGGGTGAGTTTAGTGTGTTGTGTTACTGGggcgaggaggagaggatggaagaacAGGAGGTTTAAATTTTTCTGTGCCTTTTTGATATGTATGCTGtcttttcttatttttgttgCTTTCTTTTGTGTTCCTAGGCGTCCTTGTGTAGTGTTTCTGTTTTGTACTGGGAGGAGAGGATTGGAAGAGCGGGTTTGTTTAGAACTGTGTACTGGGAGAGAGGATTGGAAGAGAGGTGTCGCAAAATAAGTTGCATTATTATTTCTCAGACATGTGGTCTTGAAAAGGGTCTGGGGACATGTGGCCCATTAGCCCTGTCTTTGAGCTCTTCTTCAAGTGTAATTTCTTACAGCTAGGCTTTTTTATTATTAACTATCAGTGTTTAGTAATATGCCAGAACAGAGGCAATGGCACACAGAGGTCTGACAAGCTGCATGAAAGAGCCTTGtattgaatgtattttttttttttgttttgtttactaaaGCAGGATGAAAACTGTTGCAAGGCACTAGTACAGTGGAAGGGATGCCACCAGATACAGTACCCACTGAACGTGTTAGTAGTACAGTGGAAGGGATGCCACCAGATACAGTACCACTGAACGTGTTAGTAGTACAGTGGAAGGGATGCCACAGATACAGTACCACTGAACGTGTTAGTAGTACAGTGGAAGGGATGCCACCAATACAGTACCATGACGTGTTAGTCCAGTACGGAAGGACCACCATAAGTACCAGAACGTGTTAGTAGTACAGTGGAAGGGATGCCACCAGATACAGTACCACTGAACGTTTAGTAGTACAGTGGAAGGATATCCACCCAGATACAGTACCACTGAACGTGTTAGTAGTACAGTGAAGGGATGCCACCCAGATACAGTACACTGAACGTGTAGTAGTACAGTGGAAGGGATGCCACCAGATACAGTACCACTGAACGTGTTAGTAGTACAGTGGAAGGGATGCCACCAGATACAGTCATCACTGAACGTTAGTAGTACAGTGGAAGGGATGCCACCAGATACTAGTACTCACTGAACGTGTTGTAGTACAGTGGAAGGATGCCACCAGTACAGTACCACTGAACGTGTTAGTATACATGGAAGGATGCCACCAGATACAGTACCACTGAACGTGTTAGTAGTACAGTGGAATGAGATGCCACCAGATACAGTACCACTGAACGTGTGAGTAGTACAGTGGAAGGGATCACCAGATACAGTCACTACGAGTTCGTGAAGGGATGCCACCAGATGAACAGTACCATGGAACGTTTCAGTAGTACGAGTGAAGGATGCCACCAGATTCACGTACCACTGAACGTATTAGACGTTCAGTGGTACTGTATCTGGTGGCATCCCTTCCACTGTACTACTAACACGTTCAGTGGTACTGTATCTGGTGGCATCCCTTCCACTGTACTAGTGCCTTGCAACAGTTTTCATCCTGCtttagtaaacaaaacaaaaaaaaaaaaaatacattcaataCAAGGCTCTTTCATGCAGTTGTCAGACCTCTGTGTCGCCATTGCCTCTGTTCTGGCATATTACTAAACACTGATAGTTAATAATAAAAAAGCCTAGCTGTAAGAAATTACACTTGAAGAAGAGCTCAAAGACAGGGCTAATGGGCACACATGTCCCCAGACCCCTTTTCAAGACCAACATGCTCTGAGAAATGAATAGTCCATAACATACGTGTCTATGAATGGGGAGTACACTGAATGTGTAACACTAACTCAAGCTGATTTTGTTGACAGATAGGCAGCATTTTTTGTTCCCTCAATAGGCTCCGTCATCTATCCATTCCCTTAGATTTTGCTTTCAGAGAAAACTAATCAACTGAGGTAGAAAAATAACTTATGGCATACATAATTCTTAGGTTTTATTAATGATAAAACAGCAGCGGAATGGAATTAAATACCTTGGGAAGCTGTCTGTTTCAACCCCATgatgcttgtcttcagcaaatgTATCTTGCCATTATTCTGCCGCAAGAGGCCTGGCAGTTTTATCTGCAGATGAGATACAAAATTAAGCTGCTGATAATGTTCGACGAATACATATGTTATGCTTTCTCCTACAGACGAAGTTTAACAAAAAAACTCAAAAGTCTTCATGTACTCTGGATCAAGGCCAGTCGAATGTGTTATAGTTGATAGAATTTAAGAATAATTATTCCTACATCTTTGCCACATATCAAATACAACTGCAGTATATTCACAATGGGATTCTTCGCTTAGAAAATCGCAAAGAAAAGCACAATACTCCTCCTTTTTGTCTTCCAAATACTCCAGAATTCCTCTGGTACATTCAAAGTCATACTCTTGTCAATTTTTTGCCTATTGAGGTACCTTAACCCTCCTTTTCGATAATGCAAATTCAAAAGCAAACCAAATGCTCTTAGCAGTATGTCGTGCTTTGACTAAATCTGTAGAGGTACTGCACATATCACAATCACTGTCCTGAGTTTTCAAAAAAGAGAACATCAAAAGAAATGATGTCTATAAATTAGGGTTCAGATTACCAATACCACATACTTTCTCCTGATCACAGAGACCGCAAACCAGACACCGTTGAGGAATAGTGTTTCAATGGcaaaaagcatttaaaaaaaagtttttgtctCATATTAAAGCTTTTTATATTAGCGCATGCCACCAAAGTAGATTGTGAGGCGAAGaaataataacacaaaataaaagagCACCACTTCAGGCACTTGATAGAAACTAAATCTCAAGAACAGCAGAATGATATATACACACAGAGGTTCCATTCTGTTAAACTCTACCCTATAGTCTctaggtcctgtgtggctcagttggtaaagcatggcatttgcaacaccagggttgtgggttcaattcccatgggggaccagtacaaaaatgtacgtcactggataagagtgtctgctcaaTGAGTTAAATGTAATGGAAAATGTACCCACTTGCACCTTGGGGGGTGATGCTTGGCCTCAGCAGTTTCAAGCGTCAAAATAAtgtttctctgtgttgtgtgcaGATTGCCAGCTGTTGTCTAAAGCGTGCCTTTGCTTCCCTCAGTCCTATCCTTATGCCTTTACTGTACTGCAGGTGTTAAGGTCACCACTATCTGTAATTTTCCCTTGCCTAGTTTACTGAGGAGAGAATTCTAAATGGTAAACCTCTGAAGGGGTTTCCTACCCACATGTTCTAATGCTTCAGTTTCATTGACTACAACCAAACATTTTATTCCATTCGGTGTATGTATCCAGTTCTTTTTGTGATATACTGGGCTGGAATTtgctaaatacattttcaaagtctTGGTAGGAGACTGGTCTCATCTGCCTGGGATGGATGGCTGAGAGGTCAGAAGCTGGGATGCCATGGAGCTGTCCTACCACTGCCTCCTGGCACAGCTGGGCCACGTCCAGTCCTGAAAAGCCTTCCATCCGCTCGACCAGCAGTGACACCTCTTTGTCACTGAGGCAATAGTTGTGCTGTGAGAGTAGTTGGCTGATTATCTGGCGCCGTGCTGTGTTGTCAGGTAGGGGGATGAGGAGCCGTTTGGTGAAGTACCTCCTCAGGGAATCTCGGATCTCCTCAGGCTTACTGGTGGAGCAGACCACTAGGACATGGTCCTCGGCTGTGGTCAGCACACTGTCCAGCTGCATGAGGAGCTCGCTCTGGATCATGTTCACCGGACTCTCCTCACTGAGATGTGCCGATAGAAGCATGTCCACCTCACTGATGAACACAACTGAGGGCTGGCGACACCGGGCCAACAGGAAGGAGGCCTGGACAATCTTCTCGCCCTCCCCCAACCACTTGGTCACCAGGGCTGAGCCACTGAGCTGCAGGAAGGCAGCCCCCAGCTGGCTGGCCATGCAGCGGCCCAGCAGTGTTCTGCCTGTTCCCTGAGGTCCGAAGAGAAGGAGGCTCCGAGGTAATGTGGCAAGTCCACTGAACATGTCTGGCCTCAAAATGGGCCACAGAATCTCTTCTTTGATGGCTGCTTTGGCCGGCTCAAGACCAGCTATATCACTCCAGTCCACTGGGGGACCGGGCTGAAGGATCTCTGTGGTGACCAACTCCACCACGCTGGCATCGCTGTTCTTCAGCTGCTCCTCTGCAACGTGGCTGGATGAGGTAGCTCTGCCAATGTCCGACCCTGCAATGGAATGGGAGAGGTGCTCTTCACTTTGCTCACCCGTGATGGGGGATCCAAATTTTCCAAAGGACTCACCTGATCTCAGGCTTCCCACAGAGCTTTTGGTTGATCCATAGGAGGGAGGGGTAAGTGCTCTGCCAGACTGACTGCTAAATTTTCTTTGCTGATCTGAGGATATTGCCTGCTTTGTAGGCTTAAACGCTAAAGATGACACATCAGCATTCCTGTCAAATCCATTCCCTCTGCTTGAGTCTGAGATGCTGTTGTCTGGTATTCTGTACATAGGGCTTTGTGAGGAGCGCTGTTGATTGTAGTTGAAATTACTATAGCTGGAGTYCATATCTCCATGCCCAGTCATGTAGAAAGCTTTTCTTTTCAATGAGTTGGCTGAGCTGCCATTCAAAGGTGTTGGTGCAATTGGTGCATGGCTATGGGACTGGTAGGTATAGCCAGAGAGTGTAGAGGGGGGTAGGGGCGTGGGAGCTGCGATGCTGGATGGCAGATAGGAAGAGGGTGGTGGGCCCCCCCCAGGGCTATAGCCAGGGGCAACAACTGTCTGTGAGGGATACCCCGTCGGAGGATAATTGTAGTTGGAGATGTTGGGAGACCCCACGTTGTAGCTGGGCACTAGAGtagtgggaggtggtggaggagggggctGTATGAGACCAGCACTGTGCATAGGAGAAGGGTGTTGAGAGGGGAGGCCTGGGTTGGTCTGCCCGCTGTAACTAGAGTGCAGGTAGGAGCCATTGTAGCCCGTAGCGTATTCCTGTGAGGACAGACCCGAGTGTAGACTGGTGGTCGTGTGACTCCCACAGTTACTTCTGGAATAGCTGGGCTCGTTCAGGCTGCTGGCCACCCCTGGGGTGCTACCTATGCTGGCCGACACATCTGTAGGGGGAAGGGCAGCTGTCATTCCAGCTTTGTTCACAGATATAACATCTGGACCGCAGTTCATTGAGTAAATCCCCTCCTGCCAGGACTCACTCTCTGACTTACGTCCGTTGAGGAGTCCAGGAGTGCCATCGGAATACGAGCAGAGCAGCGCTCTTTCACTCGGACTCTCTAAAATCCCAGAGTACTTCTCTGCGTATTTCTTCAGCAGGTTGGAGGCGGTGAGTGCAGAGATGTCGTCGTTTGCCCAAGCATACTGGTAGGTGCGCTGCAGGTGCCCCCGGTAGGCCTCCACTTTGTGTGCAGGGGAGCGGGTGGTGGAGGAGATATCAAAGTGCTGCTCGGCCCACTGCGCATGCTCTGGGGTCCACTGCATCTTTAGGCCTAAACACccgacaaaa is part of the Salvelinus sp. IW2-2015 linkage group LG36, ASM291031v2, whole genome shotgun sequence genome and encodes:
- the LOC111959421 gene encoding fidgetin-like isoform X2 produces the protein MQWTPEHAQWAEQHFDISSTTRSPAHKVEAYRGHLQRTYQYAWANDDISALTASNLLKKYAEKYSGILESPSERALLCSYSDGTPGLLNGRKSESESWQEGIYSMNCGPDVISVNKAGMTAALPPTDVSASIGSTPGVASSLNEPSYSRSNCGSHTTTSLHSGLSSQEYATGYNGSYLHSSYSGQTNPGLPSQHPSPMHSAGLIQPPPPPPPTTLVPSYNVGSPNISNYNYPPTGYPSQTVVAPGYSPGGGPPPSSYLPSSIAAPTPLPPSTLSGYTYQSHSHAPIAPTPLNGSSANSLKRKAFYMTGHGDMBSSYSNFNYNQQRSSQSPMYRIPDNSISDSSRGNGFDRNADVSSLAFKPTKQAISSDQQRKFSSQSGRALTPPSYGSTKSSVGSLRSGESFGKFGSPITGEQSEEHLSHSIAGSDIGRATSSSHVAEEQLKNSDASVVELVTTEILQPGPPVDWSDIAGLEPAKAAIKEEILWPILRPDMFSGLATLPRSLLLFGPQGTGRTLLGRCMASQLGAAFLQLSGSALVTKWLGEGEKIVQASFLLARCRQPSVVFISEVDMLLSAHLSEESPVNMIQSELLMQLDSVLTTAEDHVLVVCSTSKPEEIRDSLRRYFTKRLLIPLPDNTARRQIISQLLSQHNYCLSDKEVSLLVERMEGFSGLDVAQLCQEAVVGQLHGIPASDLSAIHPRQMRPVSYQDFENVFSKFQPSISQKELDTYTEWNKMFGCSQ
- the LOC111959421 gene encoding fidgetin-like isoform X1; the encoded protein is MITSTSIYGLKMQWTPEHAQWAEQHFDISSTTRSPAHKVEAYRGHLQRTYQYAWANDDISALTASNLLKKYAEKYSGILESPSERALLCSYSDGTPGLLNGRKSESESWQEGIYSMNCGPDVISVNKAGMTAALPPTDVSASIGSTPGVASSLNEPSYSRSNCGSHTTTSLHSGLSSQEYATGYNGSYLHSSYSGQTNPGLPSQHPSPMHSAGLIQPPPPPPPTTLVPSYNVGSPNISNYNYPPTGYPSQTVVAPGYSPGGGPPPSSYLPSSIAAPTPLPPSTLSGYTYQSHSHAPIAPTPLNGSSANSLKRKAFYMTGHGDMBSSYSNFNYNQQRSSQSPMYRIPDNSISDSSRGNGFDRNADVSSLAFKPTKQAISSDQQRKFSSQSGRALTPPSYGSTKSSVGSLRSGESFGKFGSPITGEQSEEHLSHSIAGSDIGRATSSSHVAEEQLKNSDASVVELVTTEILQPGPPVDWSDIAGLEPAKAAIKEEILWPILRPDMFSGLATLPRSLLLFGPQGTGRTLLGRCMASQLGAAFLQLSGSALVTKWLGEGEKIVQASFLLARCRQPSVVFISEVDMLLSAHLSEESPVNMIQSELLMQLDSVLTTAEDHVLVVCSTSKPEEIRDSLRRYFTKRLLIPLPDNTARRQIISQLLSQHNYCLSDKEVSLLVERMEGFSGLDVAQLCQEAVVGQLHGIPASDLSAIHPRQMRPVSYQDFENVFSKFQPSISQKELDTYTEWNKMFGCSQ